DNA from Taeniopygia guttata chromosome 28, bTaeGut7.mat, whole genome shotgun sequence:
taaatacattttttaaatgctctaTAGTCCTATTATCAGGGAAAGAACCCACAAGAAGACCATTTTGGTTTTTACATGTGAGCAGTGATAAGAAAATCtggggcaaagaagcccttgCACCTACTCCAATGGTTTGAGCCAGAGGTGTGTAACTGGGGCAACTGAAACTCCTATTGGGTGTccctgttaaatatcctaattaatTTACCTTAATGAATTGTTGAAATCAGGAGCTGGGTGTGCCCCATCCCCTCTGGGACACCTGGAGCTTCCAGTAAaggtctggtttttactttcttgttctaacactgttgcaagggctttttttctcttttgattatagaaaacagggggatgagagaaacagaacaggaattgtaatcccagaatcacagaacattctgagttgaaagggacacacaggatcatcaaaggattgtttgaacatttacagagtgtccagaactgtgactttgggtggtcagtgtctctgctgggagcctcccaaagggccttcagccactcctcagccctggacagcagcagcatcacctctgcagggcccagcagggctctcctgagctgcccttgcccagctgcacacagagcctgccccagccagggccctgcacacaggcaggtttctgtagggccgggccgagggcacatagggtgggatgggctctgctggcagggacaaggcacctctcaggagggaatgtccaggcccagggagatgctcagggaaggagagggggctgagcagagtagtgctgggggaacaagcccatccagcccctcacctgccctcagccacagggaatcctttgcctctcacatctctcagtggcaaactctgagtgcagcaggaatgctggggatttctgacctcagagagccaggaatagtgtgtgggtaggaaaacaattccttAAACCAGCTCCTGCCATTTCCCTTAGAAGTGGTAGTGCAGATGGTACCATGCCTTTCTGCAATAGGAATTAttcccctgacaaatcctgaatatccagccttgtccctctgccacagggccacaaacccagggaagcagggcagggatggctcctcgagagcccccacgctcaggcctggctgctcctggcacactcagccagcacaactggagctcaggcagggacctgggtgaaggttttcccagagcaggaacaagggtgggtgagtcccagcaggacagtctgcagggaatggcccagtCTGGCTCCaaacagcctctcctgacttgtcactgtcctttctccatgaccaggtgcccatgtgcagccacagcaaatgtccaacagcagctccatcagccacttcctcctgctggcactggcagacacgcggcagctgcagctcctgcacttctgcctcttcctgggcatctccctggctgccctcctgggcaacggcctcatcatcagcgccgtagcctgcggccaccacctgcacacgcccatgttcttcttcctgctcaacctggccctcagcgacctgggctccatctgcaccactgtccccaaagccatgaaCAGTTtgctctgggacaccagggacatctcctactcaggatgtgctgctcaggttTTTCTACTTATCTTCTTTCTTGGATCAGAATATTttctcctgaccatcatgtgctacgaccgctacgtgtccatctgcaaacccctgcactacgggaccctcctgggcagcagagcttgtgcccacatggcagcagctgcctgggccagtgcctttctctattcgctgctgcacacagccaatacattttccctgtctctgtgccatggcaatagcctgggccagttcttctgtgaaatcccccagatcctcaagctctcctgtgccaaatcctacctcagagAACTTGGACTCATTGCTGTTACTGTGTCTGTGggatttggttgttttgtgttcattgttttctcctatgtgcagattttcagggctgtgctgaggatcccctctgagcagggacggcacaaagccttttccacgtgcctccctcacctggctgtggtctccCTGTTTGTCAGCACTGTAATATTTGCTTACCTGAAGCCtccctccatgtcctccccatccctggatctggccctgtcagttctgtactcgttggtgcctccagccctgaaccccctcatctacagcctgaggaaccaggagctcaaggctgcagtgtggagactgatgactggatgctttcagggaCATTAAAGTGATTggcaatttctgcaaatcagtTTAAATACAAGTCATCTGTGGTACTTCTTGTTGCTTTaactgtggggatttttttccccttttacttTCTTCATATTGTCCACAATAAATATCATTTTAGTTCCATTTCTCATATTGTTACTCAACATATCCCCTGTGCCCAGAGACTGCATCAATGAGGGGTTGCGTTCTCggtggctttaaaggaactaaaggatctcccagcacagttttctgcagagatgcccttttgttgccttctctggagctgcagcagcaatgtctgtgtgcagagctgggggcagatcagtgctggcacagcagctctggtcctgctggccacaccattcctgatccaggccaggagccattggccctcttggccacctgggcacacggctggctcatgtccagcctgctgtccatcagtccctgcaggtccctttctgcctggctgctgtccagcccctctgtccccagcctgtagcgctccaggggttgttgtggccaaagtgcaggacccggcacttggacttgttaaacctcaccttgttgggtttgggccctggatccagcctgtccagggccctctgcagagccctcctaccctccagcagatcaacagtCACACCCAGCTcggtgtcatctgcaaagatgtccttggttccatgtgtcccttcagtgtcacaaagaccctttggttacaccaggccctgcactgtcacactggtctccttggttccacggggccccaaaatgtgacaatggactccttggttccgtggggcttcacagtgtcacaatgttctcgttggtgccgcagtttcacagtggcccctcggttccatggggccccagggtgtcacaaaggccccatggtcacatgaggtcccacactgtcacaatgctccCTGTGcttccacaagtcccctcagtgtcacaatggattccttgtttccatgaggccacacagtgtcacaagggccttccagattcctggaggccccagagtgtcacagtggccccttggttacacaaggtcctgcagtgtcacaatgtccccttggttccatgaggccccgcagtgtcagaacggccccttggttccactgggccctggactctcccaaagCTCTCCGTGgtttcgcagtgtcacaatggtgaaacccctcggttacacgaggccccgcagtgtcaccatggcctctgtggttccaccaggacccagtgtcacagggactccctggttccattgggccccagagcaccgcaatggagccctggttctatggggctgcacagtgtcaccatggtcctcttagttccaccaggccctgcagggtcacaatggccccagagtgtcccaatcatcacagaatgacagaatcaaataggctggaaaagacctttgggatcatcaagtccaaccaatgccctaataccaccttgtcacccagaccatgccactgagtgccactggagagggacagtgactctgccaccttccccctggcctgcccattgcaatgcccactcaccctttctgtgaagaacttcttcctcttgtccagcctaaacctcccctggtgcagctgaaggctgtgtcttcttgtcctgccctccagcagatccacactcacacccagcttggtgtcacctgcaaatttggggatggtgggcttgatcccctcacccagatcatcggtgaagatgttaaacaggactgggcccaacacagatccctggggacagcaccagggactggacaccagctgggtgcagcaccatccccacccctctctgggcccagcctccagccagctcttccatctcccagccaggagggaacctgcccaagccgtgggctgcagcttttccagggaatgctgtcagagacagtgtccaaggctttgctgaagtccagatggacacatccacagcctttcccacatccacaggtgggtcacctggttataaaaggagatcagggtgctcaggcaggacctgccccactaaatccacgctggctggctctgacccctcggccatcctgtgggtgccctgtggtggcactcaaggtgatctgttccataaccttgccaggcagtgaggtcaggctgacaggcctggagttccccagatcctccttccagcccttcttggggatgggctcacactggcacctccagtgctctgggacctccctggtgagccaggactgatggtaaatgatggggagcagcttggggagctcatccaccagctccctcatccccctaggatggatcccatcccatcccatacacctgtgagcatccaagtggctcagcaggtcaccagctgcttcctcctggattacagggggctgttctgctccctgtgcccatctgccagctcaggagaaaacttgtcctgaggacaacctgtccatgtattgaaaattgagacaaacaagGTGTTATGTAGCTTGTCCTTTTCCTTATCTTGGGTTACTCTATTCTCTGCTGCATCCAATAAAGAGTAGAAATTCTCCTTCCCCCTCTTTttgctgtaaattttttttaataaaaactatttttattccGTTTACAAAAGCTGCCAGGTTAAGTTCTAATTGAGCTTTCATGTCCCAACTTCTCTCTCTGAATGACCTTTCAACATCCTTaaatgtcggaatctgtgggtattgatgattccgagattgtagaaagtctctgtctttctgccccgttgccaaagaagaagccataattcgtctaTGCTgtttccaaggttgtttattctgtttatctctaacatgttctgctgccctgccacaggtctgtcctgcagggcagcgtgtggggctctgcccccagtgggatgttacaaacattaaataccacaaactacctgtgctggatttacaataatgtgccaatatctgtcacctacgttggacagtgtgtccccagcctaaaccaacagaaagatgccaacaccacagtgaaacatggagggcatgaagaagaaggaaaaggacaagacacacccaatttcctccatcttgtcccctctgaacccttaatctagaaacctaaaattttacttttgcacccgtgtcacacttaattattccttatataaaacactcagagcttgtaattcatcctgtaagattgaaaactcttttccatggacagaaatcagagacagagtctctcggggctctgtacagggggttcccgaccccctgccagggtcccaggcaatccagggcagacagagggaagccctggattcccacacttaAACACTTCCTGATTTGTGAGTAATTTCTTCACCTgagttcccacaaaagctccatgggcagccaggtttcctcaccacctcatcttttgccacactgggacaggctgctccttcccccttaagattactttcctgaaatgtgtccatcctccctggacCCATTTGcttttaagggctgtttcccttaaaaatcaGTACCTGATTTGGTACTCCCCATATCTACatcctaaacaggccaaagtctgcccttcctaattccagcGCAGAAGTTTTattgctgcccctccttctttcacagatcattgaaaacttgattatttcatggtccctgtgccccaggcagcctctgacccccacatctgccaccagcccttctctgtttgtgaacagcacgagacagagctttccttgggagtgcagtgttaccaaaaattcggtaaaacagaaaactccttaacaccagtgcagcattaagaagctgcattctttattcagccagATGCACAGGGGATAGTTCCTCCCAAAGCcgagcatgctgagtgcaggaaagtttctgttcatattctgtattttgcacacaTATTCATTGATTGTGCtggactaaacacacatctgataatcatttccccaAAACCATTAACATATTTCCCCTCGCCTTTACCCAtgtgttcttctgtcctgggggtctctctggtggtccctggtggtcgtggacCCCAATGTTCCTGTGGGCCTGGatgagctggcaggacactgagtctggtgaacttccagttccccttctcccacaatgggcactgtgtggtttccatgggcctggggttttggagaacaagctccaggcGTCAGCTCACCTGGTGTAGGCAATTTATCACCTGGTGACATAAGGTCACAGAGTGATCCATGACATTACATGAGTAATCAATGGCAGAATGGTCCATGACATCATAGAGTGGTTTATGTGAGGTCATCAAGGAGTTATGACATCATAGGCCacctctgtgacatcacagatcaaGCTTTGACATCACAGGATGGGAATCTGAAATCACAGAGCAgactgtgacatcacagagttagctgtgacatcagagaccacCTGTGTGACATTCCAGATTGGGCTGGTACatctcagaggggctgtgtgacatcccaggagggctctgtgaggtcactgggttggtcactctgccccagctcccgctcacagtttctcccaacaagtccaatgctgtACATACCCAGCAGGGTCCCTGACGCCCGGTATCCCCCCAGTccccctggagccacagcctccaccaaaggatgttccacaggatccaccccagagcctgacatggggacaaggggccagggctgtgtgaccaggacatcaaggacgtggattatccaggtccctgtggtctgggttgggttccccagggcaggaaagttgtctggcagctggagcagggttagggaaaGGCCTCCAAGGTtgggctggagcccttgggctgtgagcagaggctgagggagctgggcttgtccagcccggagcagggaaggctgaggggctcctcatgccagcctggcagtgccagcgaggaggggatggagaaaacagagccaggctcttcaccggggggcctggtgggagacagaagccaatgggtggaaggggaaagggggaagatcagccaggccaggaggagattaAATAAGCCAGGCTGGTTTTAGCATTTCCTCAAaccaaaagcagcctgacctcccttcccatcccccactgacagctttgcaaatcAGGAATTGTGTGAGtgtttttcccccactccaggACAAACATCCTGATAGAAGAATTGTGTTTACATCTATCCCACAACCACGCAAGTCTAAAATCAATTTTAGTATGGAAAGCACTAGTGGATGGCAGACTCaccagacactgctgggacatTGCACATAACTCAGGGAATAGCAATTGTTATTAAAGagtgattgttattaaattgtgtcctgttcaactatggtctgttggccatgaagagaaactttctgtgcctctgagtctcaccagttcctgacccccaaaggacacaaacctgatgagttgtggttcccactccagtggtagcacttggagctccctccatccccagagcagagctcccttgtcccagaaagtccctggcaatgcagggatgaaggaaacaggacaggctgtggggatcaggggcagggcacggccagggatttggggtggctgtgagcccagggcaggacccggcccttggccttggtgaacctcatcccattgtcctgggcccatggctccagcctgtccagatccctctgcagagcttcctgccctccagcacagccacactcccacccagcctgggctcacctggaactgcctgagggtgccctcgatggcctcatccagatcagcaataaagagatttcactgacctggccccagtgctgagccctggggacacccttggatgtgactccattcctcagctgctccattcccagagcagccaggcctgagcagagctgtggggccagagccggctgggctgtgctggggagaggcccttggtgctgcccagagctcagggcagctggcagagcttgcagggagctgggctgggctgggagagcctggcacagaaaccatcagtgtccatctcagcctggctgagcgtGCAAGGCCAGGAAGATCATCCAAGGTCCACAAGttctctgtgtgggagctgagTTTTGGCCCCTTGAGCCGtcccaagtgctggggctgcacctccagctccagaggagatgtgacaggtgggagcagagacaaataATTCC
Protein-coding regions in this window:
- the LOC116807396 gene encoding olfactory receptor 14A16-like, with the protein product MSNSSSISHFLLLALADTRQLQLLHFCLFLGISLAALLGNGLIISAVACGHHLHTPMFFFLLNLALSDLGSICTTVPKAMNSLLWDTRDISYSGCAAQVFLLIFFLGSEYFLLTIMCYDRYVSICKPLHYGTLLGSRACAHMAAAAWASAFLYSLLHTANTFSLSLCHGNSLGQFFCEIPQILKLSCAKSYLRELGLIAVTVSVGFGCFVFIVFSYVQIFRAVLRIPSEQGRHKAFSTCLPHLAVVSLFVSTVIFAYLKPPSMSSPSLDLALSVLYSLVPPALNPLIYSLRNQELKAAVWRLMTGCFQGH